ACGAAATACGCGTGAAGTGCATTCGATGCGCAGATAATTTCCTTGCTGCTGTGCGCTTTTGGCTCCGGGAAGCTGTAATGCAACTTGTTCTATCTGAGCCAAAGTTGCCTGTGGTTTGAGAACAAAAGGCTCAAGGTGAAACTTGTCGCGATTTTCTTGTGTAGAAACGCAGTTTGGCTTATCGCCACAAGGGGAAGCGGTTCGGTCCATCATTGGCGTGACTCCGGTTGCGCAGGCCGTTAGCCCACAGAGGCAGAAGGTGAGAAGAACGGCTTGTTTCATATTGGTACCTCGCATTGAGAGATAGCGACGTTGAGTGAATGTATTCAGTCTAAAACAAAAGAGGTTGGTGTCCATCACCAACCTCTTTTCTACATCCAGAATTAGACTTCTAAGTAGTCAAGGATCCCTTCAGCGGCTTTGCGACCTTCATCGATGGCGGTCACGACTAAGTCG
The Vibrio navarrensis DNA segment above includes these coding regions:
- a CDS encoding DUF1499 domain-containing protein, which encodes MKQAVLLTFCLCGLTACATGVTPMMDRTASPCGDKPNCVSTQENRDKFHLEPFVLKPQATLAQIEQVALQLPGAKSAQQQGNYLRIECTSRVFRFVDDLELKMDGKQLLVRSESRVGYSDFGVNRKRAEQLRALLQEAGLIE